Proteins from one Telopea speciosissima isolate NSW1024214 ecotype Mountain lineage chromosome 1, Tspe_v1, whole genome shotgun sequence genomic window:
- the LOC122665426 gene encoding probable LRR receptor-like serine/threonine-protein kinase At1g12460 produces the protein MKSFRQFFYWFLLLFVSALLRSTIVYPLTEKEILLEFKGNVTDDPYNSLNSWQSARDPCEDFHGVFCNPEGYVERIVLWNTSLAGVLSPSLSGLKSLRILSLFGNRFTGSLPQEFSEIVTLWKLNLSTNALSGQIPEYLGDLQSIRLLDLSTNGFTGEIPEALFKYCSKTRFISFSHNSLSGSIPMSIANCSKLIGFDFSFNNLSGSFPAEICIPPSISYVSLRSNSLAGNIPEQISACQSLEFLDLGRNLFTGLAPFNVLGLKNFSYFNLSSNHFQGKISQIQTCSDRMEIFDVSWNDINGEIPSSIANCRSLRILDLSFNQLNGSIPIGIAELKMLSVLRLGNNTIEGTIPLELGSIEQLQVLDLHNLRLTGEIPSDLSNCEFLLKLDLSGNMLLGEIPLTLYNMTYLQFLDLHRNQLNGSIPPSLGELSWIELLDLSENSLSGPIPESLGNLTLLTFLNLSFNHLSGEIPAVPILQKFGAAAFSPNPGLCGLPLNTLCSRNGNGNNSISGRLKVSAIVAIVAAAVILTGVCVISFMNIRARRRRDDEVLAVESTPPASTDSDVIIGKLVLFSKSLPSRYEDWEAGTKALLDKDCVIGGGSTGTVYRTSFEGGISIAVKKLKTLGRIRNQDEFEQEVGRLGNLQHPNLVTFQGYYWSSTMQLILSEFVPNGNLYEHLHGVSYPGTSTSGGRRELYWSRRFQIALGTARALAYLHHDCKPQVLHLNIKSNNILIDERYEAKLSDYGLVKLLPMLSNYGLTEFHTAVGYVAPELACQSLRFSDKCDVYSFGVILLEIVTGRKPVESTVATEVVVLSEYVRKLLEDGAALDCFDRTLRGFAENELIQVMKLGLICTSEVPSRRPSMAEVVQVLESIRSGSESQ, from the exons ATGAAAAGTTTCCGACAATTCTTTTactggtttcttcttctgttcGTCTCTGCATTACTGAGATCCACCATTGTTTATCCCTTGACGGAGAAGGAGATATTGCTTGAATTCAAAGGCAACGTTACCGATGATCCTTACAATAGCTTAAACTCCTGGCAATCTGCTCGAGATCCTTGCGAGGATTTCCATGGTGTATTTTGCAATCCTGAAGGATATGTAGAGAGAATAGTGTTGTGGAACACTAGCCTCGCCGGAGTATTGTCGCCCAGCTTATCTGGCTTGAAATCCTTGCGGATACTATCGTTATTCGGAAATCGATTTACTGGCTCTTTACCGCAGGAATTCTCCGAAATTGTGACCTTGTGGAAGCTTAATTTGAGTACTAATGCGTTATCTGGACAGATTCCTGAGTACCTCGGAGATCTTCAGAGTATTCGTTTGCTGGATTTGTCGACGAATGGTTTTACTGGAGAAATTCCTGAAGCTCTCTTCAAGTACTGCTCAAAGACGAGGTTCATTTCTTTCTCGCACAACAGTCTCTCCGGTTCAATTCCGATGTCTATTGCAAACTGCTCGAAGCTTATTGGATTCGATTTTTCTTTCAACAATCTCAGCGGTAGTTTTCCTGCAGAGATTTGTATCCCTCCGAGCATATCCTACGTATCCCTGAGAAGCAATTCTCTAGCAGGGAATATTCCGGAACAGATTTCGGCGTGCCAAAGCTTGGAATTTCTGGATCTTGGGAGGAATTTGTTCACAGGTTTGGCTCCTTTCAATGTTCTTGGACTGAAAAACTTCAGCTATTTCAACCTATCTTCGAACCACTTTCAGGGGAAGATTTCCCAGATACAGACCTGTAGCGATCGAATGGAAATTTTTGACGTTTCGTGGAATGATATAAATGGAGAGATCCCGTCGAGCATTGCGAATTGCAGAAGCCTAAGGATTTTGGATTTAAGTTTTAACCAGCTCAATGGTAGTATTCCAATTGGAATTGCAGAATTGAAGATGCTCTCTGTTCTCAGATTGGGTAACAACACAATTGAAGGCACGATCCCGCTTGAGCTTGGAAGCATTGAACAGCTACAAGTCCTGGATTTGCACAATCTTCGTCTTACTGGTGAAATCCCCAGCGATCTCAGCAATTGTGAATTTCTACTTAAGCT GGATCTTTCAGGTAATATGTTACTGGGAGAAATTCCTCTCACCTTATACAACATGACATACCTGCAATTTCTTGACCTACATCGAAACCAGCTGAACGGAAGCATCCCACCAAGTCTGGGAGAGCTGTCTTGGATTGAATTGCTTGATCTATCTGAAAATTCGCTCTCTGGGCCAATTCCTGAATCCCTTGGAAACTTAACATTGCTGACATTTCTTAACCTATCCTTCAACCATCTCTCTGGAGAGATTCCTGCAGTTCCCATCTTACAGAAATTCGGCGCCGCCGCCTTCTCTCCTAATCCTGGGCTCTGTGGGCTTCCTCTTAACACGCTTTGCTCCAGAAATGGAAATGGCAACAATTCGATATCAGGGAGACTGAAGGTTTCAGCAATTGTGGCCATTGTTGCTGCAGCAGTTATCCTCACTGGGGTCTGCGTGATATCCTTCATGAACATAAGGGCTCGCAGAAGAAGAGACGACGAGGTGTTGGCTGTGGAGAGTACCCCACCAGCTTCAACAGATTCAGATGTTATCATTGGGAAGCTGGTTCTCTTCAGCAAAAGCTTACCTTCCAGGTACGAGGATTGGGAAGCAGGCACAAAAGCTTTGCTTGACAAGGATTGTGTGATTGGTGGTGGATCCACTGGGACAGTTTACAGAACCAGTTTTGAAGGTGGAATCTCAATTGCAGTGAAGAAGCTCAAAACACTAGGAAGGATCAGGAACCAAGATGAATTTGAGCAGGAGGTTGGGCGACTGGGCAACCTTCAACATCCCAATCTAGTAACTTTCCAAGGTTACTACTGGTCCTCTACAATGCAGCTAATTCTGTCCGAATTCGTTCCCAATGGGAATCTATATGAGCATCTACATGGAGTAAGTTACCCTGGTACCAGCACCAGTGGTGGCAGAAGGGAACTGTACTGGTCTAGGAGGTTTCAGATTGCCCTTGGAACGGCGAGAGCCCTTGCTTACCTTCACCATGACTGTAAACCGCAAGTTCTGCATCTAAACATCAAGTCCAACAATATACTTATAGATGAAAGGTATGAAGCCAAGTTATCTGATTACGGGTTGGTCAAGCTGCTGCCCATGTTGAGTAATTACGGTTTAACTGAGTTCCACACAGCTGTTGGATATGTAGCACCAGAACTTGCTTGCCAGAGCTTAAGGTTCAGTGACAAATGTGATGTCTATAGCTTTGGAGTCATCTTACTAGAAATTGTTACTGGGAGGAAACCAGTGGAAAGTACAGTAGCAACTGAGGTGGTGGTTCTGAGTGAGTACGTTAGGAAATTGTTGGAAGATGGAGCAGCTTTGGATTGTTTTGATAGAACCTTACGCGGGTTTGCTGAGAATGAGTTGATTCAGGTTATGAAGTTGGGGCTCATCTGTACTTCTGAAGTTCCTTCCAGGAGACCCAGTATGGCAGAGGTTGTTCAAGTTTTAGAATCCATTAGATCTGGTTCAGAATCACAGTAG